The Oreochromis aureus strain Israel breed Guangdong linkage group 16, ZZ_aureus, whole genome shotgun sequence genome includes the window ACTGTCACACCAAAGCACTtcatactgtaaggtaaaaaaACCTTTAACCATACAGAGAGAACCCCAACAAGCAAgcatttggcgacagtgggaaggaaaaactcccttttaacaggaagaaaccttcagcagaaccaggctcagggaggggcggggccatctgtcaggaggaagagaggacaaagacacactgtggaagagagcaagagaataataataaataataattcaatgcagagaggtgagtgaagaagaaacacccagtgcatcatgggaatcccccagcagcctacacctattacagcataactaagggaggattcgggGTCACCTGATctagccctaactatatgctttagcaaaatgGAAAGTAGAgagagtgtctgtctcctgaatccagactgggagctggttccacagaagaggggcctgaaacaAGCATTCCGACCTCCTGTGAGAGTGAGAACTGTCCAGCCCCAACATACAACTCATCTCTTCTGATATCGCAGTGTTTGGAATTATAGATACTGTTAATTTCCACACACCATATGTGATTATATCAGTTCCCCACCTCTCCTCAAACTGTCCCATCTGGGTGttccttgtttttaaaaagtatgaaTCACTTCATGGGTAAATTCTGacagagtttttcttttatgaGCAGGTTCTGATCTATCATTTTGAAACTCACTCGATATGACCACAGTTCACCTAAACAAATGTTTTCTTATAGCGTGAAGTCTTAATCCTTTTTAAGCTTTGCTTGACGTACCTTATCATGTTTGTATGATGACCTCTAAAAGATGAcaaagtgattaaaataataTGTGGTAGATCCTGCAGAAGGACTTTTTTGAAATCGAAGCAGACGTAGACAGGCCCAGACACCCACCGTGGCAGGGAATTTGTTTGGAATTCATGTCTGCGAGGAAAATGTGAAACAGGGTGCCTCAAATCATCAAATTTTTGATAgcttcttttcctcctctcccttCGTTTTCTCCTTTAATCCTCCTGCTTTCCCCCTCATAATGTATGTTGTCTGCCCATTTTTACAGAGAGGATATTTTGCCTTGTGCTAGTTCAAactgaaatgtgtgaaaaacatGTCAAACGACACTTTTCATGTTCAGTTTTTGCCGTGGAGATTTCCTCTGCTCAGCGTCGTGCTTTGCAAGCACAGTTGATGACATCTGGATGGCCTCTCGGCTTGTTTGGACACAGCACGTGTTGCTATCACCATATTGTACTAATGATTTAAGTGCTGCTGTTTCACACATGTGTTTCTAAATAGTTGCAGGGATGCTTTAGAGATGACACATTTTAATTTGAGTACGTTTGCAGTTATAACCTTCTGTCGAATGGTAGGAACAAAAAGGTGTGGTCTGCTTAAGTTGTAACAGGGGCctgtagcacacacacacacacacacacacacacacacacacacacactggtacaAATGCTGCATGTCCCGCCTCACATATCTAATTCTCAGCTTCACTGAGCTGGTTCCAATATTTTCCACAGCAGCTCTTCACATAACTGAAGACGAGCAAACTATTGTGAAACGTCAAATGCTTCAAACTgcataaaacaatatttttcacACACAAACTTTTACAAGTGTGCCTGCACTGGAGACATCTCTCTGTGTCTTACAGCTGGTATTGATATCAAGGCTCGCTGGGGTGTGCAGGTTTTGTCGCACGCCACCCagtctgtttatgtgtgtgtgtgtgtgtgtgttaccattCCTAATGAATCCCATTCAGTGAATCATGCGATATAGAGTTGGCAGTGTTGATAGTGGTGACTGCACAGCCGTTGCCTTCCAGCTCCtagaaataaaaatgcttttgctTCATGTGAACTCAGCATACAGAggttaaaatatgatttttccCAGTTGTGATTATCAACCAGATGAAATGAAACCTCCAAACAGAATAGCATCCCCATCAGCTAGCATTTGCTAACATGCTAAAATAGTAAATATCACATATAGACGTGTGTTGCCATTAACTTATGATAATATTACCTCGCCGTCCTGCTAACGTGTTCAACTGTAAATGCTTGGTTTTGTTCTTCTTTCCTGAAGATCGACATTCAGAAGGCCAATCATTCATGTGGCACTAAAGACGACTCGCTCctagtaaaaatgaaaaaagaaaagcagtaaGGTTGCATAAAAGTAATTAGAGTGCTCAGAGTAACGAAGGAACGTGTCTGTTCAGCAGCGTTACATGCAGTATTCTTTGGGTCAGAGAGGAGGTCGGTCTCACAGGGCAGTGAGCTGCATGGGCTCTGGCTGCACAGTACATGGTAGCAGCATCAGTGTGTTGTTATTGCTTgccataaaaaaaatcaggcaATCATATGAATCTTTTTTATTCCAGTTTGTTCTTCAACAAACATTCAGTTTAAAGTAAGAATAAGAGCAGTGTTCGCGTGCATTACCTCACAGCAATTTTTTATAGCTGCTCTTTTTCTGTCAGGTGATGGACAATAGCTGCTCTAACCCCGGATAAAGACACGCTGATCTGTGGGTGGCAGAAATGCTGAAGCACCTGGGGGGAGACAGACGATCAATTTGCAGTTGTAGTTGGGCACCAGCAGTGTTAAGCCATGCACTCGAAATAAACCAGCAGCtgtggtgtgtgtgagagcttgTGTGTACGATTATGTTGGCCTGAGAGAGAAATAGCCATCATCTCAGCACCACAAAGCCAGTGACACTTCAGTTGTAGTAATAGAGCAGGACTGAGAGAGAAGCGCTCTTATCCTGTTCCATGGGGCTGAGATATCGACGGTTGGGATTCAGAGACAGATGTCTGGAGGGATGCTTGTTGTTTTATTGTCCTGCAGCTGACTGTGGAGCAATACTGACCACTTAATGAAAAATATGTGTCCAAATGTGTAATAGGTATTTATCCATGAATACATTTCCACTGTTAGGATGACTTCCTGTAAGTGGAGTTGATGAAAAAGGTAAATGCTGTTGTGAATCCCCAAATTTGGATGGTTGGACTTAAAAACTAAACTCATCCGACCCAAAGAGCATGGCTTCATGCACATATCTTACATGTATGTAAGGCTTTTAAAGTCTCTGTATCAGGTGCGATGTTATCTCTATAAATTTGTTGCAAGTCTGTCAGCTGAGGTTTGAGCAACCATCAGAATCAAAGAAGTTGGACGCCAGGTTTCCAAAGTGTTTCCGGTCAGGTTTGTGGAGTCAAATGAAGTTTTATGGCATCCAGCATTTTACATGAGAGACATAAGATTTGAGATTGTACTTTTGTTACTACCTATCAGCAAAATCAGCTCTGTATTTACGGAGAATCACCCATATATGAACACTTACTGCCGTCGGTATTCAGAGGTCACCAACTTTCAGCAGAGTCAGTcgctacagacctccaaacttcgtgtggccttcagattaacTCGAGAACAGTGAAGCTTCGTGGAATGGGCTTCCAAGCTTcatccaagccttacatcaccaagcaCAATGCAAACCGTCATATGCTGTGGTGGACAGCACGCCACCACTGCACTCTAGAGCAGCGGAGACATGTTCTCTGGAGTGACAAGTCACCATCTGGcagagtctgggtttggtgATTGCCAGGAGAAcagtacttgtctgactgcactgtgtttggtggaggggggatTATCGTGTGGGATAGTTTTTCAGTAGTTGGGCTTGACCTCTAAGTTCCAGGGAAaagaactcttaatgcttcagcataccaagactTTTTGGACAATTTCGTGTTCCCAACTTTGTGGGTTTGGGGATGTCCCCTTGCTGTTgcaacatgactgcacaccaatgcacaaagcaaggtccataaagacatgaatgcacttctggaagaatggtcaaaaattcccattaACACACTCCTAaattgtggaaagccttcccagaagagttgacGCTGTTATAGCTCCAAAGGGTGGGCCGACATCACATTAAACCCtgtggattaagaatgggatgtcactcagCTTCATATGCGTGTGAAGGCAGACGAGAGAATACTTTTGGCAGTATAGTGTGTCTGAGATCGAAACGGCACAGAGAATTGTCCCCTGGGGAAGATCTCGCGAAAGGGGGACTGAAGATGAGGAGAACTGTCCCATTGCAGCAGAAAATGATCAGCAGGAGCTGTAATGCTTGATGCCAGCGTACTATAAGGACACCGATGTCACCTGTATTCAATCTAAAACTCACATGCAGAAGAATTAGAATAGAAAATGGGTATGGCGTATATTTATACAATCCTGTATTTTACATGTTTGCAGTGGGGCTGTATAAGTTGTCATTATTATAAATTCCTTCAAACTTTGGTAAAAGTCATCACATGTTATCAGATATCTGTGGAATTACTCTTTGTTAGCATTTTTGTAATGCTGCATGCAGACTCGGTAACCTGAACCCCCTCTTTTGCTTGTACCTGTTACTGTAGATATCCGGGAGACAGCTTTTGTTTATGCCATCACAGCCGCTGGCGTGACCCACTCTGTGACGCAGGCCTGCAGTATGGGAGACCTCCTGCAGTGCGGCTGTGAGGCCACCAGGAACAGACCGCCTCCGAAGCCGTCCTCTTCTGGGGACGGGGTCAAGTGGGAGTGGGGGGGCTGTGGAGATGATGTggagtttggttatgaaaagtcAAAGCAGTTTATGGATGCCAAGAGGAGGAAAGGCAAGAGTGACATCAGGACGCTCGTCGACCTGCACAATAACGAAGCTGGCAGACTGGTAAGCAGTTTCTGTATTCTGTTCAAATGTAGTAAAAATGCACGTTTCACCTGCTGATAAATTTCGACAAAGGTGTCGGTTGTCCATTGGAATGCTCCTTTCCATTCCACTAACATGCGAAAAGAGAAAGCCGCCGCCTCCAGCCATATTTGTGTCGTGCCGTAAGCTGATATTCTAACAAGAATCGggtttctgaaacaaaaaaagaagaacgtGCCACATGCTTTGTTTTCAAGCCTCGGAGGCAGCCTTTCTACTGCCATTGTAGAAGTTAAAAGTTCCTCTGTGTTGTGAATTATGACCATGACGGTCTTAACGTGCTACCAGGAGAAGAAGGAGCAAGTTTAGTTTGGTGTTCGTCTATAAGAAGAAGGCTGGCAAATCTTCCAGATCACATTTCCTTGTGCAGCGTTGTCGCTGTTCGAGTTCGTTGCAGAATTGTTGACAGATGCACAAGCAACACAGAATTATAAAGTTCACTTTAGTTGGGGTCAGCGGCAGgtagagaggaagagaggagggtTTTTGGGATGCAGTCCAATTGTAGCATTAGTGAACAAACTGTTTGAACATAGGAAGAAACTTGCACACAAATTCCCAGAGGTTGAGAAATAAGCGTGCTGCGATGCGCCCAAATGTCTGTTTATGTGCATGAATGCATGTCTACTTTTATACAcatttgtgtgcgtgtgcgtgtgtgtgtgtgatgggttAATTATGTGCATTATAAGTGAATGATCTGTTGTCAAGGCTTGTTAGATGTAGGAAGGCCAGAGGCAACGTGGAGGGAGAGGGGGGCTGGGGAGTTAAATTCCTTCTGAATAGCGTCTGCTTTTATCTTACCTAtctatcagtgtgtgtgtgtgtgtgtgtgtgtgtgtgtgtatgatccAGGGCCTTTGTCTGTCATATATCATgaaaacacaataataaattCTTCTTTGGCGAAATTGTCATTTGTCAAAAGCAGCTCGGCTTCACTTCAGGGTACAAGTTAACTGTTTTTGTCCTTCTTTCTCCTTGATAAaccctctcctcttctctcttttttcaccTGTCTGTCCTCTTTCACCTCTCTTTTCCCCTGCACCACCCAAAACCATAAACCCACACCCTCCTCCCTCTTTCCCCCGTTAGGCAGTAAAGCTCTACATGAGGACTGAGTGCAAGTGCCACGGACTGTCAGGCTCGTGCACACTGCGCACGTGCTGGAAAAAGATGCCGCATTTCCGCGAAGTCGGCGACCGCCTGCTGGAGCGATTCAACGGCGCCTCCAAGGTGATGGGCGGCAATGACGGCAAGACCCTGATCCCTGTGGGCCAGAATATCAAACCTCCGGACAAGCAGGATCTGATCTACTCGGACGAGTCTCCGGATTTCTGCCTCGCAAATCGAAAAACAGGGTCGCTGGGAACAAAGGGGCGTATATGCAACAGCACGGCCATGGACATTAGCGGCTGTGATTTGTTGTGCTGCGAGCGAGGCTACCGGGAGGAGACGGTGGTGTTTGAGGAGAACTGCTTATGCCGTTTCCACTGGTGTTGTGTTGTCCAGTGCAAAAAGTGCATGGTTCGAAAAGAGCTTAGTCTCTGTCACTGATGAACTAAAGTTTAAAGTAGTCAAATTACTTTGTTAATTACAACTACTTATGTTACTTTTTGAAGTTCTTCCTTTAGTTTGGATAGTGTGAAAGATGGAGAGGATCTCGAGTTTCATGGTTATCAAGCTCAGTCAGAAGTTGAAACAATGGAAACAATGCCATATCCTCCTTCCACCTGCAGTTCAACAACATTGCTTAACTGGAGACGTTGCTTTTATTCTGCAGGGTAGTAAGAAGATTAAGGACCTCACTATGGCCCATATTCCATTCCAGTGCTCACAGACTTACTGTTATCTAACGGTGTAATGCTCATAGACTtgacataaaagatggacgtagccTCCGGATCTAAAGAGTGaagtaaatgcaaaagtgccttaaacctgcttTAATTCCAAAACTCAGCAGGGGGCAACTCCCCTGTATGTAATGACTTTATAGACTTGGTTGCTGTTTTCAAGTCTTCTTCAATCAGTTTGTAAACGATGGGCTCATTTCAGGTAAAACTGACAGTAAAGCAGGACATGGTCCTTTTGCGAGTGACAAGTCACCCCCATATGAACATGCCAGTGGGGAACGTTTTGGTGGCTACACCCATCTTTCATATATAT containing:
- the wnt6b gene encoding protein Wnt-6 — its product is MTARLSRIQLALFFISLCPVNIIGLWWAVGSPLVMDPNSICRKAKRLAGKQAELCQTQPEIINEVAKGARLGVRECQYQFRYRRWNCTSHHKYFGKILQQDIRETAFVYAITAAGVTHSVTQACSMGDLLQCGCEATRNRPPPKPSSSGDGVKWEWGGCGDDVEFGYEKSKQFMDAKRRKGKSDIRTLVDLHNNEAGRLAVKLYMRTECKCHGLSGSCTLRTCWKKMPHFREVGDRLLERFNGASKVMGGNDGKTLIPVGQNIKPPDKQDLIYSDESPDFCLANRKTGSLGTKGRICNSTAMDISGCDLLCCERGYREETVVFEENCLCRFHWCCVVQCKKCMVRKELSLCH